ACGCTTTTTCGTGAAAATAATGAGAGAGGTTTCTACATCAAGGGAGATGATAGCATTGTCAGGAATGGTAAGGGATTCATTGACTACATTCCGTATAATCCGCTTGATCATAGTAGCTTTTTGTTTTCTTCTTTCATCCATTCCCTTCTTTGAGTTTTTTTTCATAGTAATGCTTTGTATTCAATAGTAAACCTATAATGTTTACCTTTTATATAACTATTTTGGTTTTTCATCTCTTTCTGAAGTGAGAAGTTATTCTTTATGTGTGTTTTGGATAGATTTTCGTAAGATTTTTGGCCTTATTGAAAGAAAGGGACGATGTGAATTTTCTTACAGAATGAGCGAAATAAATTTACCGTATCAGCCATGGACCATTGTGGTGACTATCATTACTAGGTCGTAAAGTCCTGATATGCATGTCACTAAAATCACCGAGTCTGCTAAACTCAGCTGGACCATGGTCTGCATGATATCCCGTTACAAAATTATGGAAAACAGGTAGTGGTCTTCCATCGAGGCTTACTTTGCCATCAACAAAAGTAAGTTCTCCATCACCCTCTGCAACAGCGATAACTCTCGAATAATGTGGAGGAACATCATCAGAACGCCTTAGTGGCTGAGGTGCATCAGTCATAATGGATAGTTTTTCAGGATGTGTATCCGTCAGTGATGGTCGCCGAAGGAGATAGAGTGTACCACTGACTTGTTCATAGCCTGAGATTTCATCCAAGAGATCCAGGTTACCCAATAATCCAGGTGTATCAAGACCACGAAGAGTTCTTAAAGCTTCTTTAATTCTGCTTCCAAGGCCTGGCCCATGAACTCGCTCTGCCAATAGATATGGTGATGTTCTCTCATCAAGAGAGCCTACACAAGATACAGGAACATGCAGGAGTTCCTGAAAACGATAATGTTCAGAAAAATCTCTTGGCTCTAATCCCTCAGTGGTTCCACAATGACGATACCCCTGTGTTCTCCGCCTGACTTCTTCATGAGAAGTAGTATCAGGTATTGCTAAAATTTCATATCTTCTATGAGCAGGAGGCACTGGTCCAGCCATTTCATACAGCGAATGTTTCATAAAGGCAAAGAAATCAATTCTTCTATATAATCTTTTTGCTTTATGACTACTTGAGAATAAATACTTAATTGTCGATAACTTTATATATATGTAAATAATTACTCAATTGAGTAAAATGATACACACTAAATATGTAACGATTCTCTCTTACTTTACTAACGATTTTACGAAGAGAATGTATGGAAGACAGCTTGTGGGAAAAGTGAATATGAGTCCGAAGAATATTGCGCTTACGCTCAACGAACTAGAGAGTGAGGGCATACTTACTTCACAGAAACAAGGAAATCTAAAGTTTTTTGCTTTGAGCCTGCGAAATCCGAGGATAAAAGATCTCTTGGTGCAGACTGAGATTAGCAAAAGAATAGATTTTTTTACAAGACACCCAAAAATTGAGCACATCTTTCGGAATGATACAAGAATTGTTGGAATATTCGGAAGCTATGCAAATAGGACTGAGAAAAGTGATTCAGATGTAGATTGTTTTATTATAGGAAAGAAAATACACAATGACTATGATGAAAAAGGTAAGCTTTTTGACTTACCGATGCATATGCAGTACTTTACCACGAAAGAATTTATTCGTCTCTTATCTCAGAAAAATAATCTTATTAAGGAGATGGTAAATAATCACATTCTTCTCTTTGGAACAGAGGATTTTATCCAAATTGTCTGGAGGTATTTTTATGGTTTCGATTAAGTGGTGTCAGCTTTTTCTGCGAGAACAGATCTCCAGTACTATGCAAATAGGCCGGTTGATACGAAGACAATCTCACAAATAAGATCTTACTGTAAGGATTTCTTTGTAACCAGTAAAAATATTCTTTTGAAGATGAAAGAGGATCAAATCTCAACAATTCGAAATTCAATCAAATCTTAAACAAAAACCTTATAAACAAGTATGTTCTTGTTTGGGTTGTTCGTATGTCATTACGCATGGAAAATATCATTACCGTCTTGCGAGAAAGCACCTTTACCATCTTCTTTATCCTAGGTATTTTACTCCTTACCTTTGTTGTTCAGCGCATTGTCAGTAAATTACTCTCACGCTCGTTTGCCAAATCCTCACGCATCTTGAAGGTTGATCCAACCCATTAC
This region of Candidatus Woesearchaeota archaeon genomic DNA includes:
- a CDS encoding nucleotidyltransferase domain-containing protein, whose product is MIHTKYVTILSYFTNDFTKRMYGRQLVGKVNMSPKNIALTLNELESEGILTSQKQGNLKFFALSLRNPRIKDLLVQTEISKRIDFFTRHPKIEHIFRNDTRIVGIFGSYANRTEKSDSDVDCFIIGKKIHNDYDEKGKLFDLPMHMQYFTTKEFIRLLSQKNNLIKEMVNNHILLFGTEDFIQIVWRYFYGFD